A DNA window from Bacillus carboniphilus contains the following coding sequences:
- a CDS encoding aldehyde dehydrogenase family protein: MEAKDYQTLLSPYNEKEIAEIPMATSEEVEKAIVAAYRAKKKMAKMPLHERSTILSKLAQLLEDRFDEAATLIALEAAKPIETAKAEVKRTIQTYKFAASETNRIGGETLPLDAAPGGENRLAYTVREPLGVIGAITPFNFPMNLVAHKIGPAIATGNTVVLKPASQTPLSSFFVAELLQEAGLPDGALNVVTGSGKVVGDQIVTDDRVSMITFTGSPEVGIGIRNKAGLKRVTLELGSNSAVIVDKEVNIDKIIDRCVTGAFNFQGQVCISLQRVYVHSEKYDEFVDKFVRKTRQLKVGDPMDSQTDVSALISKGDIKRAISWIEEAKEGGATLLAGGSSEGNILLPTVLTNVDASHKVSCQEVFAPIVIINKVSSVEEAINHVNDSRYGLQAGIYTDNLNLALQAVDDLEVGGVMINDIPTYRVDHMPYGGVKESGTGREGIKYAIEEMTEMKLVVINRN, encoded by the coding sequence ATGGAAGCGAAAGATTATCAGACACTTTTATCTCCTTATAATGAAAAGGAGATTGCCGAAATTCCGATGGCAACATCTGAAGAGGTAGAAAAAGCAATTGTTGCTGCCTATCGTGCTAAAAAGAAAATGGCCAAAATGCCTCTGCATGAACGTTCTACTATTTTATCTAAATTAGCTCAATTGTTAGAGGATCGATTTGATGAAGCTGCTACTTTAATTGCTTTAGAAGCAGCGAAACCCATCGAGACAGCAAAAGCAGAAGTAAAAAGAACCATTCAAACGTACAAGTTTGCTGCATCTGAAACGAATCGAATTGGTGGAGAGACACTTCCGCTTGATGCTGCACCAGGTGGAGAAAACCGATTAGCCTACACAGTTCGAGAACCTCTTGGTGTTATTGGTGCAATTACTCCTTTTAATTTTCCAATGAATCTTGTTGCCCATAAAATTGGGCCAGCGATTGCAACGGGTAATACAGTTGTTTTAAAACCAGCCTCCCAAACACCGCTCTCTTCATTTTTTGTAGCTGAGCTTTTACAAGAAGCGGGACTACCAGATGGAGCTCTAAATGTCGTAACAGGAAGCGGAAAAGTGGTAGGGGATCAAATCGTTACAGACGATCGCGTCAGTATGATTACCTTTACAGGTAGTCCTGAAGTTGGAATTGGAATTCGGAATAAAGCAGGGTTAAAACGAGTGACATTAGAATTAGGATCTAACTCCGCTGTCATAGTTGATAAAGAGGTTAATATAGATAAAATAATAGACCGATGTGTTACGGGAGCATTTAACTTTCAAGGTCAGGTCTGTATTTCTCTACAAAGAGTGTATGTCCATAGTGAAAAATACGACGAGTTTGTGGATAAATTTGTCCGAAAGACAAGGCAGTTAAAAGTTGGGGACCCAATGGATTCACAAACAGATGTTTCTGCACTAATCTCTAAAGGAGATATAAAACGTGCAATCAGTTGGATTGAGGAAGCCAAGGAAGGTGGAGCTACTCTTTTAGCGGGAGGTTCTTCTGAAGGTAATATCTTATTACCAACTGTCCTTACAAATGTAGATGCTTCCCATAAGGTTTCTTGTCAGGAAGTGTTTGCACCTATTGTTATTATCAATAAAGTTTCTTCAGTTGAGGAAGCGATTAACCATGTTAATGATTCAAGATATGGATTGCAAGCTGGTATTTATACTGATAATCTAAATTTAGCTTTACAAGCAGTTGATGATTTAGAAGTTGGTGGTGTTATGATTAACGACATCCCTACCTATAGAGTTGACCACATGCCATATGGTGGCGTTAAAGAGAGTGGAACAGGTAGAGAAGGTATTAAATACGCCATTGAAGAAATGACAGAAATGAAGCTTGTTGTTATTAACCGGAATTAG